In Helianthus annuus cultivar XRQ/B chromosome 8, HanXRQr2.0-SUNRISE, whole genome shotgun sequence, a single genomic region encodes these proteins:
- the LOC110871565 gene encoding serine/threonine protein phosphatase 2A 57 kDa regulatory subunit B' theta isoform, which produces MIKQILSKVSRKQSKSSKNQESSGTQNPNFTSASSKRSDLASGNSRKLVNSDISAPLNTRFNPNESKFRNGGPVSVSYESLPSFRDVPSSEKQNLFIKKVIMCSVIFDFNDPTKHLKEKEIKRQTLLELVDFVASSNVKFTESVMQEFVKMVSANLFRELTPQPRDCKVLESYDVEEEEPSMDPSWPHLQIVYELLLRFIASPEADAKVAKKFIDHYFVLKLLDLFDSEDPREREYLKTILHRVYGKFMVHRPFIRKSMNNIFYRFVLETEKHNGIAELLEILGSIVNGFALPLKEEHKLFLSRALIPLHKPKCLAMYHQQLSYCITQFVEKDCKLADMVIRGLLKYWPVTNSSKEIMFLGELEEVLETTQQPEFHRCMVPLFKQIARCLNSLHFQVAERALFFWNNDHIESLIRQNRKVILPIIFPALERNGRYHWNQAVHSLTLNVRKIFFDLDADLFNECLLNFQEEEAKEEKIKARRESTWKRLEEIAVDKVSSNEAVLVN; this is translated from the exons ATGATCAAGCAAATTCTCAGTAAAGTTTCCAGGAAACAATCAAAATCTTCCAAAAATCAAGAATCTTCAGGTacccaaaaccctaatttcacctCTGCAAGTTCAAAAAGAAGTGATTTAGCAAGTGGGAATTCAAGAAAGCTTGTGAATTCCGATATTTCGGCCCCGTTAAACACCCGATTCAATCCAAACGAATCGAAATTTCGTAATGGCGGTCCTGTAAGTGTTTCTTATGAATCTTTACCAAGTTTTCGAGATGTACCGAGCTCCGAAAAACAGAATTTGTTCATAAAGAAAGTGATTATGTGCTCTGTGATCTTCGATTTCAATGACCCGACGAAACACCTCAAAGAAAAAGAGATAAAGCGACAAACTTTATTAGAACTAGTCGATTTTGTGGCGTCTAGTAATGTTAAGTTCACAGAATCTGTTATGCAAGAGTTTGTGAAAATGGTTTCTGCGAATTTGTTTAGAGAGTTAACGCCTCAACCGCGCGACTGCAAAGTGTTGGAATCTTACGACGTCGAAGAAGAAGAACCGTCAATGGATCCGTCATGGCCCCATTTGCAAATCGTATACGAGCTTTTACTTAGGTTTATCGCATCACCAGAAGCCGATGCAAAAGTGGCAAAAAAGTTCATCGATCATTACTTCGTTCTCAAGTTGTTAGATTTGTTTGATTCCGAAGATCCTAGAGAACGCGAGTACTTAAAGACGATTCTTCACAGGGTTTACGGTAAATTCATGGTTCATCGTCCGTTTATTCGGAAGTCTATGAACAATATCTTTTACAGGTTTGTTTTAGAGACCGAGAAACATAACGGGATTGCTGAACTTTTGGAGATTTTAGGGAGTATTGTTAATGGGTTTGCTTTGCCGTTGAAGGAAGAACACAAATTGTTTCTTTCTAGGGCTTTGATCCCGTTGCATAAACCGAAATGTTTAGCGATGTATCATCAGCAGTTATCGTATTGTATTACGCAATTTGTTGAAAAAGATTGCAAATTGGCTGATATGGTGATAAGGGGTTTACTGAAGTATTGGCCGGTTACCAACAGTTCGAAAGAAATCATGTTTTTAGGCGAGTTGGAGGAGGTTCTAGAAACGACACAACAACCGGAGTTTCATCGGTGTATGGTGCCTTTATTCAAGCAAATCGCCCGTTGCTTGAACAGTTTGCATTTTCag GTGGCAGAAAGAGCACTTTTCTTTTGGAACAACGATCACATCGAGAGTTTGATCAGGCAAAACCGCAAGGTAATATTACCAATAATCTTTCCTGCACTCGAAAGAAACGGGAGGTACCATTGGAATCAAGCGGTGCATAGTTTGACCTTAAACGTTCGGAAAATCTTCTTTGACCTTGACGCTGATTTGTTCAACGAGTGTTTACTCAATTTTCAAGAAGAAGAGGCGAAGGAAGAAAAAATCAAAGCTCGACGTGAATCCACGTGGAAACGATTAGAAGAAATCGCTGTGGATAAAGTTTCGAGTAATGAAGCTGTTCTTGTGAATTAG
- the LOC110871564 gene encoding protein HHL1, chloroplastic codes for MEVCMSLKSHSLLPFNSKNLKPLDDSIRHSFSSSSSSQTQRKQQKKRLMVVEAKGKRGGGGMQARQFQRPMPAMPKIEDDGNPRFVIFIRMANVYLWYPVSIVAGGTTAKIMVSAKDNFLGKYIYKDTLARNLAAVIYKDEKAVQKTAIRQHRVLRNATEFRYGYKIVEGTNIRAALASNDVVELPTQAELKTVLDKVVDFFGDAKESFGKLTDLKSTSDTESESTENASDKPKVKS; via the exons atggaggTTTGTATGTCTCTAAAATCACACTCGCTTCTTCCATTCAACTCCAAAAACCTAAAACCACTCGATGACTCAATCAGACACTcgttttcttcatcatcatcatcacaaactCAACGAAAACAGCAGAAGAAGAGATTAATGGTGGTTGAAGCGAAAGGAAAACGAGGTGGAGGAGGAATGCAAGCTCGTCAGTTTCAACGACCCATGCCTGCTATGCCCAAGATTGAAGATGATGGAAACCCTAGATTCGTCATTTTTATTCGTATGGCTAAT GTTTATCTGTGGTATCCTGTTAGTATTGTAGCAGGTGGCACAACAGCAAAAATCATGGTCTCAGCCAAAGATAATTTTCTTGGGAAATATATATACAAGGACACTCTAGCCAGAAATCTTGCAGCAGTTATTTACAAA GACGAGAAGGCGGTTCAAAAGACGGCAATTCGACAACATCGCGTGTTGCGAAATGCTACAGAATTTCGATATGGCTACAAAATTGTG GAAGGTACCAACATAAGAGCGGCACTTGCAAGCAACGATGTAGTCGAG CTCCCAACCCAAGCCGAGCTGAAAACAGTGCTTGATAAAGTTGTTGATTTCTTCGGTGATGCCAAAGAGTCGTTTGGGAAATTGACTGATCTAAAGTCAACATCCGACACTGAGTCTGAGTCGACGGAAAACGCCAGTGATAAACCCAA GGTCAAAAGCTGA
- the LOC110871563 gene encoding protein ODORANT1: MGRQPCCEKNGLRRGPWTVEEDHKLMTFILNNGIQCWRIVPKLAGLMRCGKSCRLRWINYLRPDLKRGGFTEAEEDMIIQLHSRLGNRWSKIAAQFPGRTDNEIKNHWNTRIKKKMKFMGLDPRTHHPIVQQRTLDPIITRENGESTSSHNVFNNHMIKEEKPDVLNDNIPTIEDIGLMMLSHNQQLESLNPSFEFEFPQNWNDNPGFQWDVFNDPGLGFH, from the exons ATGGGAAGACAACCATGTTGTGAGAAAAATGGACTAAGAAGAGGACCATGGACAGTTGAAGAAGATCATAAACTCATGACCTTCATCCTCAACAATGGTATTCAATGTTGGCGAATTGTCCCGAAGCTTGCAG GGTTGATGAGATGTGGAAAGAGTTGTAGGCTACGATGGATTAATTATCTAAGACCTGACCTTAAAAGAGGCGGGTTTACAGAAGCCGAAGAAGATATGATCATTCAACTCCATTCTCGACTTGGCAATAG ATGGTCAAAAATCGCAGCTCAATTTCCTGGGAGAACAGATAACGAGATCAAGAATCACTGGAATACTCGgatcaagaagaagatgaagtttATGGGATTAGACCCTCGTACACACCATCCAATCGTGCAACAACGTACTCTTGACCCGATTATCACAAGAGAGAACGGTGAATCCACTTCTTCGCATAACGTGTTCAATAATCACATGATCAAAGAAGAGAAACCCGACGTTTTAAACGACAACATTCCGACAATTGAGGATATTGGATTGATGATGTTGTCTCATAATCAACAACTTGAATCTTTAAACCCTTCATTTGAATTTGAATTCCCACAAAATTGGAATGATAATCCAGGATTTCAATGGGATGTGTTCAATGATCCAGGATTGGGTTTTCATTGA